From a single Nostoc edaphicum CCNP1411 genomic region:
- a CDS encoding HlyD family efflux transporter periplasmic adaptor subunit — protein MKSLRTVEDSSWNRFNELNPDQLHLVEVNEFLPHLGKWTNFGGGILLTIFVAGVSLTSVLNYNVTVKVPASIRPVGEQRIVQSAMNGIIQKIDVQENQVVTKGQAIAYVDDSQLQTQKSQLESSIQQSQLQLNQIDAQLGEMNVQIAAQTNLINRTIMAAQAEFGGIQRNYQDQQIKATADMTKAESALTLAKVQKERLLREKVLIATVQEAEAALKLTRLQRERLQPIVASGAVPRNLFEEKEQAVKSAEAKLEEAKASAKNLMEEKEYAFKVAQTDLEKARTAINPSNAVVTVASERIKQEQAKGEATLAALNKERETLLQQRLELQKQLDRSGQELQQVKTDLNKSVIRSPIAGTLLQLHLRNPGQVVQPSEAIAQIAPLKAPLLIKTRVQAQDIDKVKAGQKVQMQVSACPYPDYGTLQGIVETVAPDALPTLKNNVDQNVAQVLAYQVTIQPQKPYLGRGDRQCHLKSGMEGRADIISRQETVLHFILRKARLITDF, from the coding sequence GTGAAATCCTTACGCACAGTGGAGGACTCTTCTTGGAATAGGTTTAATGAACTTAATCCAGACCAACTTCATTTAGTTGAAGTTAACGAGTTTCTCCCTCATCTCGGTAAATGGACAAACTTTGGAGGAGGAATTCTGCTAACTATTTTTGTGGCAGGAGTGAGTCTTACATCAGTTCTGAATTACAACGTCACGGTTAAAGTCCCTGCAAGTATTCGACCTGTTGGAGAACAGCGAATTGTTCAGTCTGCGATGAATGGAATCATTCAAAAGATAGATGTTCAAGAAAATCAGGTGGTAACTAAAGGACAAGCTATTGCTTACGTTGATGATTCTCAACTCCAGACCCAAAAAAGTCAATTAGAAAGCAGTATTCAACAGAGTCAATTACAACTAAATCAAATTGATGCTCAACTCGGTGAAATGAATGTCCAGATTGCGGCTCAGACAAACTTAATTAACCGCACAATTATGGCTGCACAAGCTGAGTTTGGTGGTATTCAACGCAACTATCAAGATCAGCAAATTAAAGCTACAGCTGATATGACAAAAGCAGAATCAGCCTTGACCTTAGCGAAGGTGCAAAAAGAGCGATTGCTGCGAGAAAAAGTCTTAATAGCAACGGTTCAAGAGGCGGAAGCAGCTTTGAAATTAACTCGGCTACAAAGAGAGCGATTGCAGCCGATAGTAGCATCAGGAGCAGTTCCTCGTAATCTGTTTGAGGAAAAAGAACAAGCGGTTAAGTCTGCTGAAGCGAAGCTAGAAGAAGCTAAAGCTAGCGCGAAAAATCTCATGGAGGAAAAAGAATACGCTTTTAAGGTTGCACAAACGGACTTAGAAAAGGCTAGAACCGCGATCAATCCTAGTAATGCTGTTGTAACGGTGGCATCTGAGCGGATTAAGCAGGAACAAGCAAAAGGTGAGGCGACCTTAGCTGCTTTGAACAAAGAAAGAGAGACTCTTCTACAGCAGCGCCTTGAATTGCAAAAGCAACTCGATCGCAGTGGTCAAGAACTACAACAAGTAAAAACCGATCTAAATAAGAGTGTAATTCGATCGCCAATCGCCGGAACCCTGCTGCAATTGCATCTTCGCAACCCAGGACAGGTAGTGCAACCCAGTGAAGCGATCGCTCAGATTGCTCCCCTCAAAGCTCCTTTGTTAATTAAAACTCGCGTGCAGGCTCAAGATATTGACAAGGTAAAAGCGGGTCAAAAAGTCCAAATGCAAGTTTCCGCTTGTCCCTATCCAGACTATGGGACTCTCCAAGGAATTGTCGAAACAGTTGCACCAGATGCTCTACCAACTTTAAAAAACAACGTAGATCAGAATGTGGCGCAGGTACTCGCTTATCAGGTAACTATTCAACCGCAAAAACCATATTTGGGTAGAGGCGATCGCCAGTGTCATCTAAAGTCGGGGATGGAAGGTAGAGCAGATATTATTTCTCGCCAAGAAACGGTACTTCATTTCATTCTCCGAAAAGCGCGATTAATTACAGATTTTTAA
- a CDS encoding CTB family bacteriocin produces the protein MSHQIITSELLNELSDEQQQMLVGGADFELSGSNFGSRRSALIGRTTSGPRGSSATSIGINSAVNTAARDFLGLGGNLPRGVGALGASSVRG, from the coding sequence ATGTCACATCAAATAATTACATCTGAGTTGCTTAACGAGTTATCTGATGAGCAACAACAGATGCTAGTAGGTGGTGCCGACTTTGAGTTAAGCGGCAGCAATTTCGGTAGCAGACGGAGTGCTTTAATCGGAAGAACCACTTCCGGCCCTCGCGGTAGCAGCGCCACCTCCATAGGCATTAATAGTGCTGTCAATACAGCTGCACGAGACTTCTTGGGCTTAGGTGGAAATCTTCCTAGAGGAGTTGGAGCCTTGGGTGCGTCATCAGTTCGTGGTTAG
- a CDS encoding diacylglycerol/polyprenol kinase family protein, whose protein sequence is MLITFSDFTSIPVLWLQIALAAIWVLLILLIAWVVNRFADKPEIVRKIVHIGTGNVILIAWWLDIPASVGITASILASAITLLSYRLPILPGINSVGRQSLGTFFYSVSFGILVAWFWYLQQPQYAALGILIMTWGDGLAALIGQRFGTHKYKVFGTEKSWEGSLTMMLVSYLVSSLILAGTQGNNWQTWAVSLLVAVIATALEAVSFLGIDNLTVPLGSAALAYFLSQLVLR, encoded by the coding sequence TTGTTAATCACATTTTCTGATTTCACCTCAATTCCGGTTTTATGGCTGCAAATTGCGTTGGCTGCAATTTGGGTGTTACTCATTCTCCTGATTGCATGGGTGGTAAACCGCTTTGCCGACAAGCCAGAAATCGTGCGGAAGATAGTTCATATTGGCACTGGTAATGTGATTTTAATCGCTTGGTGGCTCGATATTCCCGCTAGCGTCGGGATTACAGCTTCTATTTTAGCGAGTGCAATCACCTTATTATCCTATCGATTGCCCATTCTTCCTGGTATTAATAGCGTTGGACGCCAAAGTTTAGGGACATTCTTTTACTCTGTCAGTTTCGGTATTTTAGTTGCCTGGTTCTGGTACTTGCAACAACCCCAGTACGCAGCACTAGGAATTTTGATTATGACTTGGGGAGATGGACTAGCAGCCTTAATTGGGCAACGCTTTGGTACACACAAATATAAAGTTTTTGGGACAGAGAAAAGTTGGGAAGGCTCCCTGACGATGATGCTCGTTAGCTATCTCGTCAGTAGTTTGATTTTAGCTGGAACTCAAGGAAATAATTGGCAAACTTGGGCAGTATCACTTTTAGTAGCAGTTATAGCTACAGCTTTAGAAGCTGTTTCATTTTTGGGTATTGACAATTTGACAGTTCCTTTAGGTAGTGCAGCCCTTGCGTACTTTTTAAGTCAGTTAGTCTTGAGGTGA
- the yidD gene encoding membrane protein insertion efficiency factor YidD yields the protein MKLLLIWPIRGYRMFISPLFPPSCRFQPTCSMYAIEAIERFGVLRGSWMATLRILRCHPFHPGGYDPVPEVVEKVKEE from the coding sequence ATGAAACTATTATTAATTTGGCCGATTCGGGGCTACCGAATGTTTATCTCGCCATTGTTTCCTCCGAGTTGTCGCTTTCAACCAACTTGTTCGATGTATGCTATTGAAGCTATTGAACGATTTGGAGTATTGCGTGGTAGCTGGATGGCAACCCTGCGGATTTTGCGCTGTCATCCGTTTCATCCAGGTGGTTACGACCCCGTGCCAGAGGTGGTAGAAAAGGTTAAGGAGGAGTAG
- the ychF gene encoding redox-regulated ATPase YchF, whose amino-acid sequence MLRAGIVGLPNVGKSTLFNAVVANAKAEAANFPFCTIEPNVGVVAVPDERLNVLAKIASSVQTIPARVEFVDIAGLVKGASQGEGLGNQFLSHIREVDAIVHVVRCFENDDIIHVAGSVDPARDIEIINIELGLSDLAQIERRIDRTRKLARTSKDAQFEITVLEKLAAALNEGKSVRQVSLNEEETEIIKGLELLTYKPIIYAANVSEDELATGNHFVETVRQIASTENAQVVIVSAQVEAELVELPEEDKADFLASLGVEEGGLKSLIRATYTLLGLRTYFTCGPKETRAWTINAGMSAPQAAGVIHSDFERGFIRAETVAYKDLVTTGSMNAAKEKGLVRSEGKEYVVQEGDVMLFRFNV is encoded by the coding sequence ATGCTAAGAGCCGGAATTGTCGGACTTCCCAACGTCGGAAAATCTACTTTATTTAATGCTGTAGTTGCTAATGCTAAAGCAGAAGCAGCTAACTTCCCTTTTTGCACGATTGAACCGAATGTCGGCGTTGTCGCAGTACCGGATGAGCGGTTAAATGTTCTTGCTAAGATTGCCAGTTCGGTACAAACTATCCCGGCGCGGGTTGAATTTGTAGATATTGCCGGTTTAGTTAAGGGTGCAAGTCAGGGTGAGGGACTAGGGAATCAATTCCTGTCCCACATCCGAGAAGTTGATGCGATCGTCCATGTGGTACGTTGTTTTGAAAATGACGATATTATCCATGTTGCTGGTTCTGTTGACCCTGCGCGAGATATTGAAATCATTAATATAGAACTGGGTTTATCAGATTTAGCACAAATTGAGCGACGAATTGACCGGACTCGTAAACTAGCTCGTACCAGCAAAGATGCACAGTTTGAAATCACAGTCTTAGAAAAATTAGCTGCGGCTTTAAATGAAGGGAAATCGGTGCGTCAGGTAAGCTTGAATGAAGAAGAAACAGAAATTATTAAAGGATTAGAACTGCTCACTTATAAGCCGATTATCTACGCCGCCAATGTATCTGAGGATGAGTTGGCAACTGGTAATCATTTTGTAGAAACAGTACGGCAAATTGCATCGACAGAAAATGCCCAAGTTGTGATAGTTTCTGCCCAAGTTGAAGCGGAGTTAGTAGAGTTACCAGAGGAAGATAAAGCTGATTTTCTTGCGTCTTTAGGTGTGGAAGAAGGCGGTTTGAAATCATTGATTCGGGCAACTTACACACTTTTAGGTTTGCGGACATATTTCACTTGTGGCCCCAAAGAAACCCGTGCTTGGACAATTAATGCCGGAATGTCTGCGCCTCAAGCTGCTGGTGTAATCCACAGTGACTTTGAGCGGGGATTTATCCGCGCCGAAACAGTCGCTTATAAAGATTTGGTAACAACTGGTTCGATGAATGCTGCGAAGGAGAAAGGGTTGGTTCGCAGTGAAGGGAAAGAGTATGTTGTGCAGGAAGGGGATGTAATGTTGTTCCGATTTAATGTGTAG